From the genome of Lotus japonicus ecotype B-129 chromosome 6, LjGifu_v1.2, one region includes:
- the LOC130724131 gene encoding protein PELPK2-like, which produces MASNKSFMILSFFFIAICFSGMNIGLAARHLLQQTTPPVTPTLPKPTMPTLPPFPTLPTQGANLPPLPTMTIPSLPTNIPTLPKSTLPPLPAVTSLPTILTTIPKFTLPPLPATTSLPNFPTIPTTMPSIPFFSPPPSTTSP; this is translated from the coding sequence atggcctccaacaagtCCTTCATGATCTTGTCCTTCTTTTTCATTGCAATTTGCTTCTCAGGCATGAACATTGGCCTAGCAGCTCGCCATCTTCTGCAGCAGACAACTCCTCCTGTTACACCAACTCTGCCAAAACCAACAATGCCAACTCTGCCTCCATTCCCAACATTGCCTACTCAGGGAGCCAATCTTCCACCTTTGCCTACAATGACAATCCCATCTCTTCCTACAAATATTCCAACTCTCCCAAAGTCCACTCTGCCACCACTTCCTGCAGTCACTTCACTTCCAACAATCCTCACCACCATCCCAAAGTTCACTCTGCCACCACTTCCTGCTACCACTTCATTGCCAAACTTTCCCACAATCCCAACCACTATGCCTTCCATCCCTTTCTTCTCACCACCACCTTCCACAACCAGCCCCTGA
- the LOC130723734 gene encoding uncharacterized protein LOC130723734, which produces MHVGAVLKMSSREGEEEKVPLLSSSRERGRTRNRGDSISDLFLRVCRFFSFITSFAAILCVTVNVLSAIRSFKHASHSDFFDGIFRCYAVLIACFVVLAETEWKFIINFWQVLEYWVGRGMLQIFAAVMTRAFPDYGAREPKKLVILQNIACYMLLACGLLYVVSGILCIGCLKRYRQKQEITREQAAKDLEELERRKGELEQLLMTE; this is translated from the exons ATGCATGTTGGAGCAGTACTGAAAATGAGTAGtagagagggagaggaagagAAGGTGCCTCTGCTATCTTCGAgcagagaaagaggaagaaccAGAAACAGAGGAGACTCGATTTCAGACCTTTTCTTGAGAGTGTGTAGGTTCTTCAGCTTCATCACCTCTTTTGCTGCCATTCTCTGCGTAACCGTCAACGTCCTCTCTGCAATTCGCTCCTTCAAACACGCTTCCCATTCTGAT TTCTTTGATGGCATATTTCGGTGTTACGCGGTTCTCATTGCGTGTTTCGTTGTTCTGGCTGAGACCGAATGGAAATTCATCATCAACTTCTGGCAG GTTTTGGAGTATTGGGTAGGCAGGGGTATGCTGCAGATCTT TGCTGCAGTGATGACCAGGGCTTTCCCTGACTATGGTGCTAGGGAGCCAAAAAAGCTTGTTATTCTTCAGAACATAGCGTGCTATATGCTTCTTGCTTGTGGTTTACTTTATGTTGTCTCG GGAATCCTTTGCATTGGTTGTTTAAAACGTTATCGGCAGAAGCAAGAGATCACTAGAGAACAAGCAGCCAAGGATCTTGAG GAATTGGAACGACGTAAAGGAGAACTTGAACAATTACTTATGACTGAATAG
- the LOC130722676 gene encoding KH domain-containing protein HEN4-like — translation MGSSFFSPPAKRSMLGISDPDPYSPNGSSKRARSSNHPPSIPTPSGHVAFRILCHSSRIGGVIGKSGAVIKNLQQSTGAKIRVEDAPAESPDRVIMVIADAALTGRCHIGGEEIEFSKAQEALVKVFDRILEVAEEMGGIEIGDRAVSCRLVADAAQAGSVIGKGGTVVEKIKKDTGCKIRVSGDNMPACTSSSDEVIEIEGSVSSVKKALIAVSRRLQDCSAADRTKMVGSKPYEVFQHETLPAVPRETFTDRHMDHLLQRSSALSSSSNSYAAGVHSLPAEVNRVSPRESKALQQEVTFKIICSNDRVGGVIGKGGSIVRALQSETGATISIGPAVADCDDRLISITASENPESRYSPAQKAVVLVFSRSVEAAIEKGIDSGLNKGSSVTARLVVPSNQVGCLLGKGGVIVSEMRRATGASIRIIGADQVPKCASDNDQVVQISGEFSNVQDALYNATGRLRDNLLGSTQGSAATRSLSSVRADTSPYGRLRDSAGTRNLSSVRADTSPYEKLRDIAPIGGQPAIGISHGLSRHTFPQDIDHVALTRNLDRPSHTFPQEIDHLALTRNLDRPSSRTFPQDIDHLALSRNLDRPSSHTFPQDIDHLAFTRNLDRPPSHTFPQDIDHLARPRNLDHPPSHTFSQDIDHLARSRNLDHPPSHTFPQDIDHRARTRHLDRSSSPGLWTPPAVAGINSRGINEASWGLTSRRGGLELVSGSKSAIVTNTTVEIVVPEDTIDSVYGENGSNLARLRQISGAKVVVHQPHPGSSERIIVISGSPDETQAAQSLLQSFILSGS, via the exons ATGGGAAGCAGTTTTTTCTCTCCGCCGGCGAAGCGTTCCATGCTCGGAATATCCGACCCGGACCCGTATTCCCCAAACGGGTCATCCAAGCGCGCGAGGTCCTCCAACCACCCTCCGTCAATCCCCACACCCTCCGGCCACGTCGCCTTCCGCATCCTCTGTCACTCCTCCCGCATCGGCGGCGTTATCGGAAAGTCTGGCGCAGTCATAAAAAACCTCCAGCAATCCACCGGTGCTAAGATCCGAGTCGAGGATGCTCCGGCAGAGTCGCCTGATCGAGTCATTATGGTCATCGCCGACGCTGCCTTGACTGGCAGGTGCCATATCGGCGGGGAGGAGATTGAGTTCTCCAAGGCGCAGGAAGCGTTGGTTAAGGTGTTTGATAGGATCCTTGAAGTGGCGGAGGAGATGGGAGGTATTGAAATTGGGGACAGGGCGGTGTCTTGCCGGCTGGTGGCGGATGCGGCACAAGCTGGTTCTGTCATTGGGAAGGGAGGGACAGTGGTGGAGAAAATCAAGAAGGATACTGGATGCAAAATTAGGGTTTCCGGGGACAATATGCCGGCTTGCACCTCCTCTTCCGACGAAGTGATTGAG ATAGAAGGCAGCGTGTCATCCGTAAAGAAGGCACTTATTGCAGTCTCTCGCCGCCTTCAAGATTGTAGTGCTGCTGATAGAACAAAGATGGTGGGAAGCAAACCTTATGAAGTGTTTCAGCATGAGACTTTACCTGCAGTTCCACGTGAGACATTTACTGATCGTCATATGGATCATCTTCTGCAGAGAAGCTCTGCACTATCCAGTAGCTCAAACAGCTATGCTGCTGGAGTTCATTCATTGCCAGCTGAAGTTAATAGAGTTTCACCCCGGGAATCAAAAGCACTTCAGCAGGAAGTCACCTTCAAAATTATATGTTCAAATGATAGAGTTGGAGGTGTTATTGGAAAGGGTGGCAGTATTGTTAGAGCTCTTCAGAGCGAAACAGGGGCCACTATAAGTATTGGTCCTGCAGTTGCTGACTGTGATGATCGATTAATTTCTATTACCGCTTCAGAG AATCCTGAATCAAGATATTCCCCAGCACAAAAGGCTGTTGTGCTTGTTTTCTCCAGGTCTGTCGAGGCTGCTATTGAGAAGGGGATAGATTCTGGATTAAATAAAGGGTCATCTGTTACAGCACGACTTGTAGTCCCATCGAATCAAGTTGGTTGTTTGTTAGGAAAAGGTGGAGTAATAGTGTCAGAAATGCGGAGGGCAACAGGAGCTAGCATAAGAATAATTGGGGCTGATCAGGTTCCAAAATGTGCATCAGATAATGATCAAGTGGTACAG ATATCAGGAGAGTTTTCGAATGTGCAAGATGCATTATATAATGCAACTGGTAGACTAAGAGATAATCTTTTGGGCAGCACACAGGGTAGTGCTGCAACAAGGAGCCTTTCCTCTGTTCGAGCTGATACCAGTCCTTACGGGAGACTTAGGGACAGTGCTGGAACAAGGAACCTTTCCTCTGTTCGAGCTGATACCAGTCCTTATGAGAAACTGAGGGATATTGCTCCTATTGGAGGCCAACCAGCTATTGGCATTTCTCATGGTCTTAGCAGACATACTTTTCCTCAAGACATTGATCATGTTGCTCTTACCAGAAATTTAGACCGTCCTTCACATACTTTTCCTCAAGAAATTGATCATCTTGCTCTTACTAGAAATTTAGACCGTCCTTCTTCACGTACTTTTCCTCAAGACATTGATCATCTTGCTCTTTCTAGAAATTTAGACCGTCCTTCTTCACATACTTTTCCTCAAGACATTGATCATCTTGCTTTTACTAGAAATTTAGACCGCCCTCCTTCACATACTTTTCCTCAAGATATTGATCATCTTGCTCGTCCTAGAAATTTAGATCATCCTCCTTCACATACTTTTTCTCAAGACATTGATCATCTTGCTCGATCTAGAAATTTAGATCATCCTCCTTCACATACTTTCCCTCAAGACATTGATCATCGTGCTCGTACTAGACATTTAGATCGTTCTTCTTCACCAGGGCTATGGACACCACCg GCAGTTGCTGGGATAAATTCAAGAGGCATTAATGAAGCTAGTTGGGGATTGACATCTCGAAGAGGCGGCTTAGAACTTGTCAG TGGAAGCAAATCTGCTATTGTGACTAATACAACTGTAGAAATTGTGGTACCTGAGGATACTATTGATTCTGTGTATGGGGAAAATGGTAGCAATCTGGCTCGGCTTAGACAG ATTTCAGGTGCTAAAGTTGTTGTCCATCAACCTCATCCTGGATCAAGTGAGAGGATTATTGTCATATCCGGTTCACCTGATGAAACCCAAGCGGCACAGAGCCTTCTCCAATCATTTATTCTTAGTGGATCATGA
- the LOC130723234 gene encoding uncharacterized protein At4g38062-like, with protein sequence MDSVSAAAELEDVRAEVEKLRAECRAKTKLLESLKKDRGEEIVKFQEATKLAEKHARELDRKSEEIQELRKIQEDLKCDLQEKEACIAHLSSENRKIQGNCAERLVTLEGSNRKMVVALDELTARNNDLEQNACASSGEISRLKALLLAAEEKCLEAEEKARQAVILRRREDVILQLEEENMSVQDKIKWRNEQFKHLEEAHEQLQVQFQKSKEEWEKEKSALLDEMSSLQTSLDSQTRTLEGLQSRLEMCNHALAHEESKRKLMEAEIRELKTCFDDVYSQCEEKKTEVQELTAMRNDEIASLRNSLGEKEMLVRELERKIVLLEQDNQELGDSVKELREAQIQNGGANSLTSKLRNKLRRLEETHKGCSSILKSKESQWDSQVAKMEADIIAYKSTLTNKEQEIRELQMELETCYHAIADNHMELLIFKSELAEAHSKSFTAETENAVRFKEKENMILFSTEQLRVKDNSLTTTVWQHLQLEEVVEQQKKMLEESSAGQLILKEQLLQMESTLQHERNAALEALERLKLEIANKNDELSRLDCEAQSWKSTAETLRGSYEEIQGSCEKMETSLQSQIENEQALKQENENLLCIVKDKDRKIEDLQRQISSLELCNAEIMKEAEKCKQEKDGLVQIALEKDCCIKDLQKDIAIADLKQESLKEKLEDAIVAKMDAEKALKKEKEILLKIKDENQTLKHFQKLATTMEHDLSDAMYFSFSNQVEKLVEVSALNEALKNAEYLTKLEIEEKTALKQEEENLLKIKDESQTLKHFQELATTLEHDLSDAMYFSFSNQVEKLVEVSALNEALKNAEYLTKLEIEEKNIRIARSELEIDNLKKKLEEAIMAQMDAEKALKQEEENLMKIKDKNQTLKHFQVLATTMEHDLSDAMYFSFSNQVEKLIEVSALNEALKNAEYLTKLEIEEKNMRIVKSELEINSLLDNLAHTKESFFHLKHEAEQLQTSLEAMKFETEKLTDKQQTMEYMITELNSEKESLLQDIKKLSGEREGMLAYIEDLCDRIGELSSGDMQLMERLGKILNTSVDENETAMDSVIGDHDCPRDNANSLLFPTTNKKFEESFGERSPLAEVNSLHM encoded by the coding sequence ATGGATAGTGTGTCCGCCGCCGCGGAGTTGGAAGATGTCAGAGCAGAGGTGGAGAAGCTTAGGGCGGAATGCCGAGCCAAGACGAAGCTTCTGGAGAGTTTGAAGAAGGATCGCGGTGAAGAGATTGTCAAATTTCAAGAAGCTACGAAGCTGGCTGAGAAACACGCGCGTGAGCTCGATCGCAAGTCTGAGGAGATTCAGGAATTGAGGAAAATTCAGGAGGATCTCAAGTGTGATTTGCAGGAAAAGGAAGCCTGCATTGCGCATTTGAGTTCGGAGAATAGGAAGATTCAAGGAAATTGTGCTGAGAGGTTGGTAACATTGGAGGGGAGTAACAGAAAGATGGTGGTGGCATTGGATGAACTCACTGCTAGAAACAATGATCTGGAGCAGAATGCTTGTGCTAGCAGTGGTGAAATCTCGAGGCTCAAGGCGCTCTTATTGGCAGCTGAGGAGAAGTGTTTGGAGGCGGAGGAGAAAGCGCGGCAAGCTGTGATACTGAGAAGGAGAGAGGATGTGATACTGCAATTGGAGGAAGAGAATATGAGTGTGCAAGATAAGATTAAATGGAGAAATGAACAGTTCAAGCATCTTGAAGAAGCTCATGAGCAGCTTCAAGTTCAGTTCCAAAAGAGCAAGGAGGAGTGGGAAAAGGAGAAGTCTGCACTGCTTGATGAGATGTCTTCCTTGCAGACCAGTTTGGATTCTCAAACAAGGACTTTGGAGGGGCTTCAATCGCGATTGGAGATGTGCAACCATGCATTGGCTCATGAAGAAAGCAAGAGGAAACTCATGGAGGCGGAAATACGTGAATTGAAGACTTGCTTTGATGATGTTTATAGCCAATGTGAGGAAAAAAAGACAGAGGTACAAGAGTTGACTGCTATGAGGAATGATGAGATAGCAAGCCTGAGGAACTCGCTTGGAGAGAAAGAGATGCTGGTGCGAGAATTGGAGCGGAAAATTGTTCTCCTTGAACAAGATAATCAGGAACTGGGAGATTCAGTTAAAGAACTTAGGGAGGCTCAAATCCAAAATGGTGGAGCAAATTCTCTGACATCGAAGCTTCGCAACAAGCTTAGGCGGTTGGAAGAGACTCATAAAGGTTGTTCCTCAATTCTCAAGTCTAAAGAGTCTCAATGGGATTCTCAAGTGGCAAAGATGGAAGCAGATATTATTGCTTACAAGTCTACACTGACCAATAAAGAACAAGAAATAAGGGAGCTTCAGATGGAATTGGAAACATGTTACCATGCCATTGCAGATAATCATATGGAACTCTTGATCTTTAAATCAGAACTTGCAGAGGCTCACTCCAAATCATTCACTGCAGAAACTGAAAATGCAGTTCGTttcaaagagaaagaaaatatgatTCTATTTTCTACAGAGCAATTGAGAGTGAAAGACAATTCTCTAACAACTACAGTGTGGCAACATCTTCAATTGGAGGAAGTGGTTGAACAACAAAAGAAAATGCTTGAGGAATCATCTGCAGGTCAACTCATCTTGAAAGAGCAACTCTTGCAGATGGAAAGTACCCTACAGCATGAAAGAAATGCTGCGCTTGAGGCTCTAGAACGGCTAAAACTTGAAATAGCCAATAAAAATGATGAACTGTCTCGATTAGATTGTGAAGCACAAAGTTGGAAGTCTACTGCTGAAACCCTCAGAGGTTCCTATGAAGAAATTCAGGGGTCTTGTGAAAAGATGGAAACTTCTCTACAATCACAAATTGAGAATGAGCAAGCCCTTAAGCAGGAGAATGAAAACCTTCTCTGCATTGTCAAGGATAAGGACAGGAAAATTGAAGACCTTCAACGGCAGATATCTTCATTGGAACTGTGCAATGCTGAGATAATGAAGGAAGCAGAAAAATGTAAGCAAGAGAAAGATGGTCTTGTCCAAATTGCATTGGAGAAGGATTGTTGCATCAAAGATCTTCAGAAAGATATAGCCATTGCCGACTTGAAGCAAGAGTCGCTGAAAGAAAAGTTAGAAGATGCCATTGTGGCTAAAATGGATGCAGAAAAGGCGctaaagaaggagaaagagattCTGTTGAAGATTAAAGACGAAAATCAAACTCTAAAGCATTTTCAGAAGCTAGCTACAACAATGGAGCATGATTTGTCAGATGCAATGTATTTCTCTTTCTCAAATCAAGTTGAAAAGTTGGTCGAGGTTAGTGCGCTTAATGAGGCCTTGAAGAATGCAGAATACCTGACAAAGCTAGAAATTGAAGAGAAGACAGCTCTGAAGCAGGAGGAAGAGAACCTTTTGAAGATTAAAGACGAAAGTCAAACTCTAAAGCACTTTCAGGAGCTAGCTACTACACTGGAGCATGATTTGTCAGATGCAATGTATTTCTCTTTCTCAAATCAAGTTGAAAAGTTGGTCGAGGTTAGTGCACTTAATGAGGCATTGAAGAATGCAGAATACCTGACAAAGCTAGAAATTGAAGAGAAGAATATAAGAATAGCAAGATCAGAACTGGAAATTGACAACTTGAAAAAAAAGTTAGAAGAAGCAATTATGGCACAAATGGATGCAGAAAAGGCTCTGAAGCAGGAGGAAGAGAACCTTATGAAGATTAAAGACAAAAATCAAACTCTAAAGCACTTTCAAGTGCTAGCTACAACAATGGAGCATGATTTGTCAGATGCAATGTATTTCTCTTTCTCAAATCAAGTTGAAAAGTTGATCGAGGTTAGTGCGCTTAATGAGGCCTTGAAGAATGCAGAATACCTGACAAAATTAGAAATTGAAGAGAAGAATATGAGAATAGTGAAATCAGAACTGGAAATTAACAGTTTGCTTGACAATCTTGCGCACACCAAGGAATCATTCTTCCATTTGAAACACGAAGCAGAACAGCTTCAAACATCATTGGAAGCTATGAAGTTTGAAACTGAAAAATTGACAGATAAACAGCAGACCATGGAATACATGATTACAGAGCTCAACTCTGAGAAAGAAAGTTTGCTCCAAGACATCAAGAAACTTTCAGGCGAAAGGGAAGGGATGTTGGCATATATTGAAGACTTATGTGACAGAATTGGAGAGTTGTCTAGTGGGGATATGCAATTGATGGAGAGGCTGGGGAAGATATTAAACACTTCTGTAGATGAAAATGAAACAGCAATGGATTCAGTGATTGGTGATCATGATTGTCCTAGAGATAATGCAAACAGTCTTCTCTTTCCGActacaaataaaaaatttgaagaaAGTTTTGGTGAACGGTCACCATTGGCAGAGGTTAACAGTTTGCATATGTAA
- the LOC130723235 gene encoding uncharacterized protein LOC130723235 has product MAEHATEKVKAEAVQKIESFEVLPKLVVFDLDYTLWPFYCECRSKRETPSLYPHAKGILMALKQKGIDVAIASRSPTSDIANAFLNKLNLNSMFVAKEIFSSWTHKTDHFHRIHSTTGVPFSSMLFFDDENRNIQAVSKMGVTSILVGNGVNLGSLTEGLAQFARNWNASQKNKQKWLTDYSNKPNTSNHAP; this is encoded by the exons ATGGCGGAGCATGCGACGGAGAAGGTGAAGGCGGAGGCAGTGCAGAAAATCGAATCGTTTGAAGTTCTGCCAAAGCTTGTCGTCTTCGATCTCGATTACACTCTCTGGCCTTTCTACTG TGAGTGTCGATCGAAGCGTGAAACGCCTTCTCTGTATCCCCACGCAAAGGGCATATTAATGGCGCTGAAGCAGAAAGGAATCGATGTTGCCATTGCTTCTCGATCACCAACCTCTGATATTGCTAATGCTTTTCTCAACAAATTGAACCTCAATTCAATGTTTGTTGCCAAG GAAATATTTTCAAGCTGGACGCATAAAACTGATCATTTTCACAGAATTCATTCAACCACTGGGGTTCCTTTCAGCTCTATGCTCTTCTTTGATGATGAGAATAGGAACATCCAAGCG GTCTCTAAAATGGGAGTGACAAGCATTTTGGTTGGAAATGGTGTAAATCTTGGATCACTAACTGAAGGCCTTGCACAATTTGCTAGAAACTGGAATGCATCGCAGAAGAACAAGCAGAAATGGCTCACTGACTACTCTAACAAGCCAAATACCTCAAACCATGCTCCCTGA